CCCCTACGCCATTCACATTCCACACTTCTATTGGGATTTccaacagtatgcctcctattGAGATCCCTTTCATATTTACAGCATAAAATGGAGGGATCACTCCTAAAACTAGCTCCGTGTATTGAAGTTTTATAGGGGATACGTCAGTTTCGTAGTAGGAGCCGAAGATGAGGTAGCTTGATACGTTCTTGGGGCTTAAGTGATCAACTAGACAATATGAGAACTTGCCACCAAATCTTTTTGCTGCTTTAAATGCAAATGAATGGTTGCTGTAGCCTAGCCCTATGACCCCATCTGCAGCCTCAAAACTTTGGCCACGGGAAGATCCACTGCACCCAACCAGCACATTTTCGAGGCGCGTCTTCTTGCCGTTTGTTAGGCTGAATGTTACAGTCTCGTTCGCAaagactcctattgtagatgatCCATCTAAGTACCTGATCACAagcattaataattaaaaatctgATCCAGTCAAGAACCATGGTCTTGAATTTAAGCGGAATAACACTTTCTTCCAGGACTTTTGAGTTTTGGTGGTTCATGTAGGAAGCATATGGGATAATTAACATGCCTCTTGAAGTCAACTATATGGGTTTCTCTTTTCTATATCAGGAAGAATGGAGTCAATGTTCAAGATAAGAAACTGTAACTAACTCAACCAAACAAGTCCTTGATAGAGATATGTTATGCATAGGCATGTGAGCCAATCTACTTAGCAATAAGTGTCATTACTAGCCTGTAGGGTGTAGGTAAGAGGTGTATTGAATTCACCACCAAGATTGCAGCTTTTGCTGGTGTAACTGGTTACAAAGCTTCCAtcctcttttatttttattccagAGCCTATTTCTTCACTCCAAAAATTAGTAATTTTGAATGGAAGAATTTGTCATGAAGTAAcaaaatttgtataattttttttagaaaaatacatataaaatttaaagaatAATTTACATTAAAGTATAATGTTTTCTCTGCTTGATGAGTAGATATGTGAATGAACAAGAACTTGTTACTTCTCTTCAATTAATTTTTAGCTTATTATTTTACTGGATAATCCGACAATAGAATAAGCTTCCTCCATTTACTAGTCCTTAGATTAACATTGTTGATCTTGAAGGATTTGAAGTTTCTTGCAATGTACCCGATGTCTGTCTACACCGTGACATATAAACAAGAgtgaatatataaaaaattgttGTTACTTGTTAAGCAAGGGGTAAGAAAACCATGTTAAATTTCATTTCATAACCAATTAAAAACTGGTTCAAGTACCCTCTTCCGCAATCTAGGAATAAAAAATGCAAACGTTAAGACTTACTATGTACCTGTAATCGTAGGCACACGGATCCATTGGAGAAGGGCACTGAGCCAGGGAGAACAGATTTGCAAGCTCAATCTTGCACATGCTCGAAGAACAAGTCACAGTCTTGAATGTGGACGAATCATCAGCACGAAAAACCCGCCGATTCCTCGAATTTCCGATCCCACATTGTGCACCATTACACCTATACTTGCACTTCGTCCAAGTCAATTCACTTCCGGTGTCAGCAATAAGGGTAACTTTTTGTGCGGGGGTTCCAACTTTGAGGTGCACAAAATACTGTCCTGTTCCATAATCCGCGCCGGAATTCATCGGCATTTCTCCCCCACTGCTGCTGCTTCCATTTGTGCAGGCTTGATAATAACCGGTTTTTTCCTGGGCTTGTCGTCTGATGGAACTGACGCCGCCATGTTTTAGCCTTGGTCTACTCGAAATCGCTCGAAAACGAATCGTATCATGGTAGAGCATTTGCTTTATTCGCTGAAACGTCGAAACGGGATGGACCCCATCTTGCAGATTTCTTAGCAGATCATCCCTGTGAATCAACTCCAGTTTACTTCCAGCTGAAATTTCATGACCTTGCACGAGCTTTGCTCCTGAGTTAGTTGCTACAAAGATCAGGACAATTAACAAGAAAGAGTCTCTTTTCTGCCAACACATTACCATATTTTCATACCATGAATGGATTAAAATTCTTGAGCAAGGCCAAGTGTAACAAAGGAATCGAGAGAAAGTTGGCCAAGATGGGATTTTGTCAGCAAAATTTTTTTGCTATCTTTGTTGGAGAGAGGGAGGGTATTGGAATTTATCCAGGGATATATACTTCAAAAATCAAGAGAGAAGAAAGTTCAACATGTAAAActgatttaaaataatcaactaAGGTGCgttgttgtatgaaaaattTACGAGTATGATAGGTGAATATGTAATAATTTTCAAATCTTTGCTAGTTTGGTTTCTTCTTGTTCAGTTATTTAATGCATTATATTTATTGTGGGCTGTCAAGAATGGTTGATTTGTCACAATGCACGTCCTTGTCTATGCAGCCTACTCACTTatagataaatatatataaatatatatatatatttctaaatttattatatttgttATCATATCAATTATATTGTTATTTCTTGTAATGATATGCTTTGGGGGATCTTAAATTCAATCTTGCTTGTCTTAATCATTATCTGTGTGTCCATACCGCAGGCATGTGTGTTGGTGAAAATTGAGGTCATTAAAATGTGCAATATTTTTTTGCAAATGATTAAAAATTGAGTAAATATAATTTGCATTcagttttttgttaaaaaaataaatgtgtTTGTACTGTCTAATTCAcaataaaatatgattgcaTTTCATGAGTTCATGTATTTTTTTTGAATGAAAATCAAtacaaaaatatgatatttaagTAACAAttgtttcaaattttatattaattattatagttTAGTACCCAAACATTTATAACAATGATTGATATTAATAACACATTGTCTTTTCGGACAAGATTCGATACAAATTATTGAAAATATgacataatataaaatatttaagtacAAATTTTTGATATTAACATATGATTTTCGAGTATCCAAACATATGTAGCAAATATTGTTATTAATAAAATTGTTTTAATTTGATACTCAAAATCTTATATTTTGTACTAGATCTAAAACAGTTTAtactcaaatatatatattagtaccgtattttttatgttttatactcattttcatccaaaaagaGAAATGTGTCATTATGACTAATATTCGTTATACGTGTCTGAGTACTCAAAAATCATATCTTAATATTAAATCTGAAATAATTgatactcaaatatcatatattatcactatatttttaatgttttgtactgatttttatataaaaaaaaaccgtGGATCCAAAAGAGTTCAAAACATTTTTTCTGACACAGAAACTGAAAGTAAACTTTTGTTTATTTTAAGTGATTTTTGAGTAATTCCCGTtaaaaaatacttttttaaaaaatatatagcaCGTACTCTTTGTTAATCCTACATGTAATTTCATGATTTACGTGGGATTGATCACATGAAAATCATACATTACCAAATCTTAGTCATTCCCTTGTAGCGGGGTAATATCCCAATGTAAGGTCGACAACAGGTTTTTTTTAATAGCGTGgaaattcaaataaaacttaAAGATCACATATATATtacaatctatatatatatatatatatatatatatatatatatatatatatatatatatatatattaacatgTTAATTAATGAAGTAAATTAACAAGCAAACCACGTATGGCTGTCGGGAgagttgaattttttttgaagaTATAATTAACTAAACCATTACATGCATAATAATCCATGGAAAACAGACCGTTTCTAGCATTAGAAAAGgtcaaagacttgaacaaaatATGTATTATGTATAGGCTGGCAAAGAATACTAACAAATCCGAGCGATGAGCTAGCTGTCTTCAAGGTTCACCACGTCGTTGATGCGTGAATCTTACATTCATTATTAAATGTCACACGTAATagagataaaaataaaaacagctGTGCGTAAATGAATATAAAATATCTGAAAATGGAGTTTGACACCTTATTTTGTGCCATGTTATAGCCACCTCTACATTTCAACCACCGACTCAAAATTTTCCGTAATCTCTATTTACATGTACCGattaatctgcaaatataatcACATAACAAACTCTAATGGCACGTATTTTGTAGAAAagtaatatacaattttttattcGACTTATTGGTTCGTCAACCAAAAACATTAATCTATGTTGGTTTAAAATCTAATAGCATTTTCGGGAGTTTGCACTTGAATTATACCTTGGAATATTTGGAAGCATTCCCAACAGCCAACAAGTGagcatatatattttattttttcacgaATATCGTCTCCCTTTTCGTTGCATTAATTTGCATTACTATTTTTTTCTTAATAGTAGAGGACATCTGAGAATCTTGATCATCCTTTGATTAATTCTTTTTTATCCAATCAgactttatttgattttatttaacACTCTATTTGATTGCATATCTGACTGTTAAATATCAAATTATTACTAAATTATTGATAGGCCTAACATACTATTTAAAGTATTATACAAAGAAAATTTGTTCTCTTGATGATTTCTTTAACCGACTTTGATAAGATTGTTACAACATCCAAGAATTTAAACAATATTCTATACATTATTCTTtctttgaaaaaaattattctatTATTTTAAGGTTAATACAAAAATTACTGCATATAACTTTGATTTTCTCCTGATCTTACCTTTAGTTGATTAAAtaagaattaaaaattaaaacgtgaaaattaacatatatttttatacaGTCAAATAATCTTGATACGATACAAAAGTAACAAATCCACACTATATTATTTAACAGAATATAAAACGTCATGGcagattttatttaatattggaAAAATTAACCATCGTTgtaattattcaaaattttgataTCCAAAAAAGAACTTCAAAGAAGATTATTTCAATTCTCAGTTTAAAATGGTCGTATCACTACTACTTCAAAAAAACTATTATAAACAT
This region of Primulina eburnea isolate SZY01 chromosome 14, ASM2296580v1, whole genome shotgun sequence genomic DNA includes:
- the LOC140813092 gene encoding aspartic proteinase NANA, chloroplast — its product is MVMCWQKRDSFLLIVLIFVATNSGAKLVQGHEISAGSKLELIHRDDLLRNLQDGVHPVSTFQRIKQMLYHDTIRFRAISSRPRLKHGGVSSIRRQAQEKTGYYQACTNGSSSSGGEMPMNSGADYGTGQYFVHLKVGTPAQKVTLIADTGSELTWTKCKYRCNGAQCGIGNSRNRRVFRADDSSTFKTVTCSSSMCKIELANLFSLAQCPSPMDPCAYDYRYLDGSSTIGVFANETVTFSLTNGKKTRLENVLVGCSGSSRGQSFEAADGVIGLGYSNHSFAFKAAKRFGGKFSYCLVDHLSPKNVSSYLIFGSYYETDVSPIKLQYTELVLGVIPPFYAVNMKGISIGGILLEIPIEVWNVNGVGGVIVDSGSSLTFLTQPAYQPVMDALKPSLSGYKTLKLDFGPLEYCFNSTGFDESLVPRLVLHFADGAIFGPPVKSYVIDAATGVKCLGFVNATWPGTSVIGNIMQQNNFWEFDIAKGRLGFASSSCSS